A part of Lutra lutra chromosome 2, mLutLut1.2, whole genome shotgun sequence genomic DNA contains:
- the IL2 gene encoding interleukin-2: protein MYKMQLLSCIVLTLALVANSAPTTSSSTKEAQQQLEQLLLDLQLLLNGVNNYESLKLPRMLTFKFYMPKKATELTHLQCLAEELKLLEEVLYLAQSKNFHLTDIKELMSNINVTLLKLKGSETSFKCEYDDETVTITEFLNKWITFCQSIFSTLT from the exons ATGTACAAAATGCAACTCTTGTCTTGCATCGTACTGACTCTCGCACTCGTCGCAAACAGTGCACCTACTACTTCAAGCTCTACGAAGGAAGCACAGCAACAGCTGGAGCAATTGCTGCTGGACTTACAGTTGCTCTTGAATGGAGTTAAT AATTATGAGAGCCTCAAACTCCCCAGGATGCTCACATTTAAATTCTACATGCCCAAGAAG gCCACAGAATTGACTCATCTTCAATGTCTAGCAGAAGAACTCAAACTTTTGGAGGAAGTGCTATATTTAGCTCAAAGCAAAAACTTTCACTTGACAGACATCAAGGAACTAATGAGCAATATCAATGTAACACTTCTGAAACTAAAG ggaTCTGAAACAAGTTTCAAATGTGAATATGATGACGAGACAGTAACCATTACAGAATTTCTGAACAAATGGATTACTTTTTGTCAAAGCATCTTCTCAACACTGACTTGA